A genomic segment from Aegilops tauschii subsp. strangulata cultivar AL8/78 chromosome 1, Aet v6.0, whole genome shotgun sequence encodes:
- the LOC109761404 gene encoding uncharacterized protein — translation MPTPRNRKVPAPAPPRRRPPRLEYRAKDGAWYGARMALQGDSLRVMFEEFREEFDEWHDPNTADLASPGDVTALRTRFRPASPPLEDARCGDLRRGQLLCVLRAMSNGERKYYDAVLDSVKRAAHVTVGGEERCACRFTVRWTDGPLRGGLDEVGVDEVCCVRDSPVNDPVLSEFLDRVTRSFGFGDGEENAKAVQDSPVQEPRLNEFLDRVTKSFGYCNGEEKPKAAPQGTGATLPPGGEQSATAAPQATGATSLCGGEGETAFIIID, via the exons ATGCCGACGCCACGAAACCGGAAGGTCCCTGCCCCTGCCCCGCCGCGCCGGCGGCCTCCCCGCCTGGAGTACCGCGCAAAGGACGGCGCGTGGTACGGCGCGCGCATGGCGCTGCAGGGCGACTCGCTGCGCGTCATGTTCGAGGAATTCCGCGAGGAGTTCGACGAGTGGCACGACCCAAACACGGCCGACCTCGCCTCCCCGGGCGACGTGACCGCGCTCCGCACCAGGTTCCGCCCGGCGAGCCCGCCCCTCGAGGACGCCCGCTGCGGCGACCTCCGCCGCGGCCAGCTGCTCTGCGTCCTCCGCGCCATGTCCAACGGCGAGCGCAAGTACTACGACGCCGTCCTTGATTCC GTGAAAAGAGCGGCTCACGTCACCGTGGGCGGCGAGGAGCGGTGCGCGTGCCGCTTCACGGTGCGGTGGACGGACGGGCCGCTACGCGGCGGCCTGGACGAGGTCGGCGTCGACGAGGTCTGCTGCGTGCGGGACTCGCCGGTCAACGACCCGGTGCTGAGCGAGTTCCTGGACCGCGTGACGAGGTCGTTCGGCTTCGGCGACGGCGAGGAGAACGCGAAGGCGGTGCAGGACTCGCCGGTCCAGGAGCCGCGGCTAAACGAGTTCCTGGACCGCGTGACGAAATCGTTCGGCTACTGCAACGGCGAGGAGAAACCGAAGGCGGCGCCTCAGGGGACCGGGGCCACGTTGCCCCCGGGCGGCGAGCAGAGCGCGACGGCGGCCCCTCAGGCGACCGGGGCCACGTCGCTCTGCGGCGGCGAGGGGGAGACTGCCTTCATAATCATCGACTAG